The Prosthecobacter algae genome has a segment encoding these proteins:
- the dnaA gene encoding chromosomal replication initiator protein DnaA yields the protein METDHEETSQPPLSISNDSTEGHDLFHLEPTAWDQICGILLKKLGHDNFQRCFSGTTARIADGHRFIVNVPNPIHQLWIESNFAGILADAAAEVLGTAARIEYSIANELQPVFPATAKPELKAARVSTRSDTDRPLASPHVTAEVGSTRSFAEAGLNLKFNFDNFVVGSNCSYSAAVARAVAEKPGRIYNPLFFYGATGLGKTHLMQAIGQEVLMRKKKAIVRYVTSEQFTNEFVEAIKKQSFTQFRQKYRKVDVLLIDDVHFFEGKDSTQEEFFHTFNELFNNAKQIVLASDRPPSDIKNLESRLVSRFEWGLTTQIQTPDFETRVAILRRKMSDFNVQLDPWILEFIAQRVRTNVRKLEGALMRVAAHFSLEGVMQNEAALAAFLHDVIDEEPTKSVTVDRVQRAVANQYDLRVSDLTGPRRPKNIAEARQVAMYLTRHMVKLPLIQIGEEFGGRDHGTVIHACKVITQRMSETHDFRAMVDRLSSKLLEA from the coding sequence ATGGAGACCGATCATGAAGAAACATCCCAACCCCCCCTCTCCATTTCCAACGACAGCACCGAAGGACACGATCTGTTTCATCTCGAGCCTACCGCTTGGGACCAGATCTGCGGCATCCTTCTGAAGAAGCTCGGCCACGACAACTTCCAGCGTTGCTTCTCCGGCACCACTGCCCGCATCGCCGATGGCCATCGTTTCATCGTCAATGTGCCGAACCCGATCCATCAGCTCTGGATCGAAAGCAACTTCGCCGGCATCTTGGCCGATGCTGCCGCTGAAGTGCTGGGCACCGCTGCCCGCATTGAGTACAGCATTGCCAATGAACTGCAGCCGGTCTTCCCTGCCACGGCCAAGCCCGAACTGAAGGCCGCCCGTGTCAGCACCCGCAGCGATACCGACCGCCCCCTGGCTAGCCCCCATGTCACCGCCGAGGTAGGCAGCACCCGCTCCTTTGCCGAAGCTGGCCTCAACTTGAAGTTCAATTTCGACAACTTCGTCGTCGGCTCCAACTGCAGCTACTCCGCCGCCGTCGCACGCGCCGTCGCGGAAAAGCCGGGCCGCATTTACAATCCCCTCTTCTTCTACGGTGCCACCGGGCTGGGCAAAACCCACCTCATGCAGGCCATCGGCCAGGAAGTGCTGATGCGCAAAAAGAAGGCCATCGTCCGCTATGTGACCTCCGAGCAGTTCACCAACGAATTCGTCGAGGCCATCAAGAAGCAGAGCTTCACCCAGTTCCGCCAAAAGTACCGCAAGGTGGACGTGCTGCTCATTGATGATGTGCACTTCTTTGAAGGCAAGGACAGCACCCAGGAAGAATTCTTCCACACCTTCAACGAGCTCTTCAACAACGCCAAGCAGATCGTCCTCGCCAGCGACCGTCCGCCGAGCGACATCAAGAACCTGGAAAGCCGCCTCGTCTCCCGCTTCGAGTGGGGCCTCACCACCCAGATCCAGACGCCGGACTTCGAAACCCGCGTGGCCATCCTGCGCCGCAAGATGAGCGACTTCAATGTCCAGCTCGATCCCTGGATCCTCGAGTTCATCGCCCAGCGAGTGCGCACCAACGTCCGCAAGCTGGAAGGTGCCCTCATGCGCGTCGCCGCCCACTTCTCCCTGGAAGGCGTGATGCAGAACGAGGCCGCCCTCGCTGCCTTCTTGCACGACGTCATTGATGAGGAGCCCACCAAGTCCGTCACCGTGGACCGCGTGCAGCGCGCTGTGGCCAATCAGTATGATCTCCGTGTGAGCGACCTCACCGGCCCCCGCCGCCCGAAGAACATCGCCGAGGCCCGCCAGGTGGCCATGTACCTCACCCGTCACATGGTGAAGCTTCCGCTCATCCAGATCGGCGAAGAATTCGGCGGTCGCGACCACGGCACCGTCATCCATGCCTGCAAGGTCATCACCCAGCGCATGAGCGAAACCCATGACTTCCGCGCCATGGTGGACCGCCTCAGCTCCAAGCTGCTGGAGGCATGA
- a CDS encoding alpha/beta hydrolase family protein encodes MTRASLFALFIATVGHAADPLWESIAPSFRPPAEFAAVYGDYASPLKFKDGREVKTAADWAQRRQEILTTWHGLMGEWPPLVEKPQLDILETQHRDNFTQHRIRLQIAPQQTGEGYLLIPDGPGPFPAVFVPFYDPETSIGYSDKPLRDFAYQLTRRGFVTLSIGSPGGDARKPVLTAGAQCQPLSYLGYVSANAWTALSQRPEVDAKRIGIMGHSYGGKWAMFGACLWDKYACGVWSDPGIVFDETRQSINYQEPWYLGLDPALTRKTGLIRPDSPRTGAYKTLIEKGHDLVEFQALMAPRPFLVSGGAEDPPKRWVPLNHLIQLNTLLGHKNRIAMTNRPDHSPTPESNEHLYRFLEWALKATP; translated from the coding sequence ATGACTCGCGCCAGTCTCTTCGCCCTTTTCATTGCCACCGTTGGCCATGCCGCCGATCCCCTGTGGGAATCCATCGCCCCCAGCTTCCGGCCCCCGGCTGAGTTCGCCGCTGTCTATGGTGACTACGCCAGCCCGCTGAAGTTTAAAGACGGGCGTGAGGTGAAAACCGCCGCCGACTGGGCCCAGCGCCGCCAGGAGATTCTCACCACCTGGCACGGCCTCATGGGCGAATGGCCGCCCCTCGTCGAAAAGCCGCAGCTCGACATCCTGGAGACCCAGCACCGCGACAACTTTACTCAGCACCGCATCCGCTTGCAGATCGCCCCGCAACAGACGGGTGAAGGTTACCTCCTCATCCCCGATGGCCCCGGCCCCTTCCCCGCCGTCTTTGTGCCCTTTTATGATCCAGAGACCAGCATCGGCTATTCAGACAAGCCTCTGCGTGACTTTGCCTACCAACTCACTCGGCGCGGATTCGTCACCCTCTCCATTGGCTCTCCTGGTGGCGATGCCCGCAAGCCCGTGCTCACTGCCGGGGCCCAATGCCAGCCGCTGAGCTACCTGGGCTACGTCTCTGCCAATGCCTGGACCGCCCTTTCGCAAAGGCCAGAAGTGGATGCCAAACGCATCGGCATCATGGGCCACTCCTATGGCGGCAAGTGGGCCATGTTTGGTGCCTGCCTCTGGGACAAGTATGCCTGCGGCGTGTGGTCAGATCCCGGCATCGTTTTTGATGAAACCCGCCAGAGCATCAACTACCAGGAACCCTGGTACCTGGGGCTGGATCCCGCCCTCACCCGCAAGACCGGCCTCATCCGCCCCGACAGCCCGCGCACCGGCGCTTACAAAACACTGATCGAGAAAGGCCACGACCTCGTCGAATTCCAGGCCCTCATGGCCCCGCGTCCCTTCCTGGTCTCCGGTGGCGCCGAGGACCCGCCCAAACGCTGGGTGCCGCTGAACCACCTCATTCAGTTGAATACTTTGTTAGGCCATAAAAACCGCATCGCCATGACCAACCGGCCCGACCACTCCCCCACCCCCGAATCCAACGAGCACCTCTACCGTTTCCTCGAGTGGGCGCTGAAGGCCACGCCTTAG
- a CDS encoding 2-enoyl thioester reductase domain-containing protein, with the protein MSFCLSFPTTGNPAEVLEVVERPLLPLTGHEIRVHMRYAPINPADLNFIEGNYGRPAHPPAIPGHEGCGEVIAIGPDVTSLEVGDLVIPLLGAGCWAQHMTADEQFFAKLPPGIDRVQASMLRVNPVTAWHLLKKHVTLEEGEWVLQNAGNSGVGRALIQVAKSLGLKTVSFVRREELIPELKALGADAVFLDDEKGFAAAKELLQGQELKLAANAVGGDSAIRLMDLLSPEGTLVTYGAMSRRSLKVPNKFLIFKNLRLEGLWITRWFEKASTAELYEVLEPLVKMILHGELVTAVDEVIPMAEHRRAMQRAQEGGRAGKVILDLA; encoded by the coding sequence ATGTCATTCTGCCTGTCCTTCCCCACCACTGGCAATCCCGCCGAAGTCCTTGAAGTCGTCGAGCGCCCGCTCCTGCCGCTCACGGGTCATGAGATCCGCGTGCACATGCGCTACGCGCCCATCAATCCCGCCGATCTCAACTTCATCGAAGGCAACTATGGTCGTCCTGCCCATCCTCCCGCCATCCCTGGCCATGAAGGCTGTGGCGAAGTCATCGCCATCGGCCCGGACGTCACGTCTTTAGAGGTGGGAGATCTTGTCATCCCGCTTCTGGGCGCAGGCTGTTGGGCCCAGCACATGACGGCAGACGAGCAGTTCTTCGCCAAGCTCCCGCCCGGCATTGATCGAGTGCAGGCCTCCATGCTCCGCGTCAATCCCGTCACGGCTTGGCATCTGCTGAAAAAGCATGTCACCCTCGAAGAAGGCGAGTGGGTGCTGCAAAACGCGGGCAATTCCGGTGTCGGGCGCGCGCTGATTCAAGTGGCCAAAAGTCTCGGCCTCAAAACCGTGAGTTTCGTGCGCCGCGAGGAGCTCATTCCTGAATTGAAAGCCTTGGGGGCGGACGCTGTTTTTCTGGATGATGAAAAGGGGTTTGCCGCCGCGAAAGAGCTTCTCCAAGGCCAGGAGTTAAAGCTCGCCGCCAATGCCGTGGGGGGCGACAGCGCTATCCGCCTCATGGACCTCCTTTCGCCAGAAGGCACCCTCGTCACCTACGGGGCCATGAGTCGCCGCAGTCTGAAGGTGCCTAACAAATTTTTGATCTTCAAAAACCTTCGCCTAGAGGGACTGTGGATCACACGCTGGTTTGAAAAGGCCAGCACGGCTGAGCTTTATGAAGTCCTGGAGCCACTGGTCAAAATGATCCTCCATGGTGAGCTGGTCACCGCTGTGGATGAGGTCATCCCCATGGCCGAACACCGCCGCGCCATGCAGCGTGCCCAGGAAGGTGGCCGCGCTGGCAAAGTCATCCTCGATCTGGCGTAA
- a CDS encoding metallophosphoesterase, with protein MTSRRAFLQQGSLCLAGLGSSTLLAAEPEAKPLLRIGLMTDLHYADKAATKTRFYREALGKLDEAVAFMNREKPAAVVELGDFIDQAPTVEQELEWLKTMEQHYARLTMPRHYVLGNHCVATLTKAEFAAHTGAALSGYSSFEQNGIRFILLDACFREDGTAYGRNNAHWQDCHIPAQELSWLKDELARAPGPVIILAHQRLDLDKAHAVKNAAEVRTILEKSKKVLAVFQGHSHKNDLQEINGIPYCTLVAMIEGTGIESSGYTLLDILPDSSLRLHGFRRQTSRSLKSTAL; from the coding sequence ATGACCAGCCGCCGCGCCTTCCTCCAGCAGGGGTCCCTCTGCCTTGCCGGTCTCGGTTCCAGCACTCTACTCGCTGCCGAGCCCGAGGCCAAACCGCTCCTGCGCATCGGCCTCATGACCGACCTCCATTACGCCGACAAGGCCGCCACCAAGACCCGCTTTTATCGCGAAGCCCTCGGCAAGCTGGATGAAGCCGTCGCCTTCATGAACCGGGAGAAACCCGCCGCCGTGGTGGAGCTGGGCGACTTCATTGATCAAGCCCCCACCGTGGAACAGGAGCTGGAGTGGCTGAAGACCATGGAGCAGCACTACGCCCGCCTGACCATGCCGCGACACTATGTGTTAGGCAACCACTGCGTCGCCACCCTCACCAAGGCCGAATTCGCCGCCCACACCGGGGCCGCCCTTTCCGGTTACAGCTCCTTTGAGCAGAATGGCATCCGTTTCATCCTGCTGGATGCCTGCTTCCGCGAAGACGGCACCGCCTATGGCCGCAACAACGCCCACTGGCAGGACTGCCACATCCCCGCCCAGGAGCTCTCCTGGCTGAAGGATGAACTCGCCCGCGCCCCCGGCCCCGTCATCATCCTGGCCCATCAGCGGCTGGACCTGGACAAGGCCCACGCCGTAAAAAATGCCGCCGAAGTGCGCACCATCCTGGAGAAGTCGAAGAAGGTCCTCGCCGTCTTCCAAGGCCACTCCCACAAGAACGATCTCCAGGAAATCAACGGCATCCCTTACTGCACCCTCGTTGCCATGATCGAGGGCACCGGCATCGAAAGCAGCGGCTACACCCTGCTGGACATCCTGCCCGACAGCTCCCTTCGCCTGCACGGCTTCCGCCGCCAGACCAGCCGCAGCCTGAAGTCCACCGCCCTGTGA
- a CDS encoding AAA family ATPase translates to MRIETIRIQNFKALQDVHLTNLPGFCVFVGKNGTGKTTLFRVFAFLKKALETNIRIALQQEGGRLGFQEVVSRGHADEHIEIEIQFRLEILGTNRLVTYELQIGYDQTGARPYIKREILRYKRGRYGAPYRYLDFSNGTGLVVTNENEFDEPEKKLLREEQKLDSPDILAIKGLGQFERFKAASEFRRLIENWHISDFHITATRGVKDEDSSIHLSSSGDNLASVARHLYENERETFDRIITKMRERVPGVADVEVRPTDDGRLLMRYRDGAFRDPFLDSNVSDGTIKMFSYLVLLEDSKPHPILCVEEPENQLFPDLMTVLAEEFAAYAQRGGQVFVSSHSPDFLNAVPLESIFWLEKEDGTSTVHRASDKELLQRLVKEGDKPGWIWNQGFFDSQKL, encoded by the coding sequence ATGAGAATTGAAACCATAAGGATCCAGAACTTTAAAGCGTTACAGGACGTCCATCTCACGAATCTTCCCGGTTTCTGTGTGTTCGTGGGCAAAAATGGCACTGGTAAAACAACTTTGTTCCGTGTTTTTGCTTTTCTAAAAAAAGCGCTAGAAACGAACATCCGCATCGCATTGCAGCAGGAGGGCGGTCGTTTGGGATTTCAGGAGGTGGTGTCACGCGGTCATGCCGATGAGCATATTGAGATCGAAATCCAGTTTAGGCTTGAAATTTTGGGGACCAACCGACTAGTCACTTATGAACTCCAAATCGGTTACGATCAGACTGGAGCTCGTCCATACATCAAGCGGGAAATTCTTCGCTACAAGCGCGGACGTTATGGTGCTCCATATCGGTACCTGGATTTCTCCAACGGTACTGGTCTGGTGGTCACGAACGAGAATGAGTTTGACGAACCCGAGAAAAAACTGCTCAGGGAAGAGCAGAAACTCGACTCGCCGGACATCCTTGCTATAAAAGGGCTCGGCCAGTTTGAACGTTTCAAAGCTGCGAGCGAATTTCGCCGCCTAATCGAGAACTGGCATATCTCAGATTTTCACATCACTGCCACACGTGGGGTGAAGGATGAAGACTCCTCCATTCATCTCTCTTCTTCAGGAGACAACTTGGCTTCTGTTGCTCGGCATTTGTATGAAAATGAAAGGGAAACGTTCGATCGAATCATCACGAAAATGAGGGAACGCGTGCCTGGAGTGGCTGATGTTGAGGTACGACCGACAGACGATGGACGCCTGTTGATGCGTTACCGCGATGGAGCCTTCAGGGATCCATTCCTCGACAGCAATGTATCTGACGGTACCATCAAGATGTTTTCTTATCTTGTGCTGCTGGAGGATAGCAAGCCGCACCCTATTCTCTGTGTGGAGGAACCTGAAAACCAACTTTTCCCTGATTTGATGACAGTGCTAGCAGAGGAATTCGCAGCATACGCTCAGAGAGGCGGACAAGTTTTTGTATCCAGCCACTCGCCAGACTTCCTCAACGCGGTTCCTTTGGAGAGTATCTTTTGGTTGGAAAAGGAGGACGGTACTAGCACAGTGCATCGTGCCTCCGATAAAGAATTACTCCAGCGCCTAGTCAAGGAGGGAGACAAGCCCGGCTGGATATGGAACCAAGGATTTTTTGATTCCCAGAAGCTGTGA
- a CDS encoding DUF4276 family protein: protein MRRIVFLLEEQSMVELLRGILPKIFPDWVENQHWIAVHHNGKSDLEASIPRKLRAWNIPEDRFVIMRDNDGGDCRAHKQRLLGLAAARDVNQVLVRIVCQELEGWFLGDLDAVAAAYPVAARKLKASHRKYHDPDRMTNAADELYRLTDVPGKVGRARAISGKMAVEANLSQSFQVFVAGLRRLVGT from the coding sequence ATGAGACGCATCGTTTTTCTCCTTGAGGAGCAATCCATGGTCGAACTCTTGCGTGGAATTCTGCCCAAGATCTTTCCAGATTGGGTGGAGAACCAGCACTGGATCGCCGTGCATCACAATGGCAAGTCGGACCTCGAAGCATCTATTCCTCGCAAACTCCGCGCTTGGAACATACCGGAAGATCGTTTTGTCATCATGCGTGACAACGACGGTGGTGATTGTCGTGCTCATAAACAACGTTTGCTCGGTCTAGCAGCCGCCAGGGATGTAAATCAGGTACTGGTGAGAATCGTCTGCCAGGAGCTGGAGGGATGGTTTCTAGGAGACTTGGATGCGGTCGCGGCCGCATATCCGGTAGCGGCCCGTAAACTGAAGGCTTCACACCGCAAATATCATGACCCAGACCGGATGACCAATGCTGCAGACGAACTATACCGGCTCACAGACGTGCCTGGGAAGGTGGGGCGGGCCAGGGCGATAAGTGGCAAAATGGCCGTGGAAGCTAATCTCTCCCAAAGTTTTCAAGTCTTCGTTGCTGGGCTGCGGAGGCTGGTGGGAACCTAG
- a CDS encoding ABC-F family ATP-binding cassette domain-containing protein produces the protein MPPPTAALLSANELALSYGNQRLLEEVTLAVAAGEKVGLVGRNGCGKTSLLKILAGVERPDSGELSIRRGLRMGYLPQEFELDMDRTVMENIQAGAADLTSWLTRYEEGDGSEAELSEMLHQIEAADGWNLDARIRATATALDAPALDAVVAPLSGGEKRRVALCRALVAQPDLLLLDEPTNHLDADSIRWLEETLRSFSGAAIFVTHDRYFLDVIATRIIELADGKCYSHPGNYTAFLESKAARQAIAEQSERRRQRFLRTELEWVRAGVKARGTKQRSRLEAFYAIEGQEAPPEEREMDLLLPPPADMGDIAVNLENVGGMVETDAGERWLFKNLDIIFRPGQCTGIVGRNGAGKTTLLRICMGQRPPETGKATVGKKVVFNYIDQTRMQLSGDGTILSEVADQDDVVFFGQQRLSARAYLRRFLFSDERTNERVDRLSGGERARLMLAKVLKRGGNVIVLDEPTNDLDLQSLRILEEALSNFSGTSIVVSHDRYFLDRVCDQIIAFEESGVHVQVGNYSYYLEKRKEREARDKLWTAPAKAEKASSAAAAKSQAKPRKLSFKEIRELEEIEGIILEAEGKVETLDATLNDPSFYVTRSTEAEGLIKELEDAKTRVARLYARWEELEAVKAASEGV, from the coding sequence ATGCCCCCGCCGACTGCAGCCCTCCTTTCCGCCAATGAACTGGCCCTTTCCTATGGCAACCAACGCCTGCTGGAAGAGGTAACCCTAGCCGTGGCTGCCGGGGAAAAAGTGGGCCTGGTGGGTCGCAATGGCTGCGGCAAGACCAGCCTGCTGAAGATCCTGGCCGGGGTGGAGCGCCCTGATTCGGGCGAGCTCTCCATCCGCCGTGGCCTGCGCATGGGCTACCTGCCGCAGGAATTCGAACTGGACATGGACCGCACGGTTATGGAAAACATCCAGGCAGGTGCGGCCGATCTGACGAGCTGGCTGACCCGCTATGAGGAAGGGGACGGCAGCGAGGCGGAGCTCTCCGAAATGCTGCACCAGATCGAAGCCGCCGACGGTTGGAACCTGGATGCCCGCATCCGCGCCACGGCGACTGCCCTGGATGCCCCTGCGCTGGATGCCGTGGTGGCCCCGCTTTCCGGTGGCGAAAAACGCCGTGTGGCCCTGTGCCGGGCCCTGGTGGCCCAGCCGGACCTGCTACTGCTGGACGAACCGACCAACCATCTGGACGCCGACTCCATCCGCTGGCTGGAAGAGACGCTGCGGAGCTTCTCCGGGGCGGCGATCTTTGTCACCCATGACCGTTACTTTCTGGATGTCATCGCCACCCGCATCATTGAGCTGGCGGATGGCAAATGTTACTCCCACCCAGGCAACTACACGGCCTTTTTGGAAAGCAAGGCCGCGCGCCAGGCCATCGCCGAGCAGTCTGAACGCCGCCGTCAGCGCTTTCTCCGCACGGAACTGGAGTGGGTGCGTGCCGGGGTGAAAGCCCGTGGGACCAAGCAGCGCAGCCGTCTGGAGGCCTTCTACGCCATCGAAGGCCAGGAAGCCCCGCCGGAGGAGCGCGAAATGGACCTGCTGCTGCCACCGCCTGCTGACATGGGCGACATTGCCGTGAATCTGGAAAACGTCGGCGGCATGGTGGAGACGGATGCCGGTGAACGCTGGCTGTTTAAGAACCTGGACATCATCTTCCGTCCCGGCCAGTGCACGGGCATCGTGGGGCGCAATGGCGCGGGGAAGACCACGCTGCTGCGCATCTGCATGGGGCAGCGCCCGCCAGAAACTGGCAAGGCCACCGTGGGCAAAAAGGTGGTGTTTAACTACATTGACCAGACGCGCATGCAGCTCAGCGGCGATGGCACCATCCTTTCCGAAGTGGCGGATCAGGACGACGTGGTCTTTTTTGGCCAGCAGCGCCTCAGCGCCCGCGCCTACCTGCGCCGCTTCCTCTTCAGCGATGAGCGTACGAATGAGCGCGTGGACCGTCTGTCCGGGGGCGAACGCGCCCGCCTGATGCTGGCGAAGGTGCTGAAGCGCGGTGGCAACGTCATCGTGCTGGATGAGCCGACGAACGATCTGGACCTGCAGAGCCTGCGCATCCTGGAGGAGGCTCTGAGCAATTTCTCTGGCACATCCATCGTCGTCAGCCATGACCGCTACTTCCTGGACCGCGTGTGCGACCAGATCATCGCCTTTGAGGAATCCGGCGTGCATGTACAGGTGGGCAACTACAGCTACTACCTGGAGAAGCGCAAAGAGCGCGAGGCCCGCGACAAGCTGTGGACGGCCCCCGCCAAGGCTGAAAAAGCCAGCAGTGCTGCCGCCGCGAAAAGCCAGGCCAAGCCGCGAAAGCTGAGCTTCAAGGAGATCCGTGAACTGGAAGAGATCGAGGGGATCATCTTGGAGGCCGAAGGCAAAGTAGAGACCCTGGATGCCACGCTAAATGATCCGTCATTTTACGTCACCCGCTCCACCGAAGCGGAAGGACTCATCAAAGAACTCGAAGATGCCAAAACCCGCGTCGCCCGCCTGTATGCCCGCTGGGAAGAACTCGAAGCCGTGAAAGCCGCGAGTGAGGGAGTGTAG
- a CDS encoding Dabb family protein, giving the protein MKLLLLTLATTVLLMTSAAAESPYRHVVFFKFKDTATPEQVQTIEKAFIELAKKIDTVEGFEWGTNVSPENLNDGFTHCFFVTFANKAGLEAYLPHPSHQSFVAQLKPILDKVCVLDYVAK; this is encoded by the coding sequence ATGAAACTCCTCCTCCTCACCCTCGCCACCACCGTTCTCCTCATGACCTCCGCCGCCGCTGAATCCCCCTACCGCCACGTCGTTTTCTTCAAATTCAAGGACACCGCCACACCAGAGCAGGTGCAAACCATCGAAAAAGCCTTCATCGAACTGGCCAAAAAGATCGATACCGTGGAAGGCTTCGAGTGGGGCACCAATGTGAGTCCGGAGAATCTCAACGACGGCTTCACCCACTGCTTCTTCGTCACCTTCGCCAACAAAGCGGGCCTGGAAGCCTACCTGCCGCATCCTTCCCACCAGAGCTTTGTCGCCCAGCTCAAGCCGATCCTCGATAAGGTCTGCGTGCTCGACTACGTGGCCAAGTAA
- a CDS encoding low specificity L-threonine aldolase, with the protein MSTVAAKYHFASDNTSGICPEAWQAMAEANAGYQPSYGADAITAAACESFRQFFETDCEVFFVFNGTSANSLSLASLCQSYHSVICTDVAHVETDECGAPEFFSNGSKLLLAKSSLGKLDPTDVERLITHRTDLHYPRPRALSLSQSTELGSTYRPGEIAGLCQVAKQHGLHVHMDGARFFNALAALGCKPADITWKAGVDVLCCGGTKLGMAVTEAVVFFNRDLARDFEYRCKQAGQLCSKMRFISAQWLRILSDDTWRKHANSANHLARQLADGLGHLPGVQILYPVDANAVFARLPESIKTGLKERGWIFYSFIGGGSRLMCSWATTEADVQTFLADAKACL; encoded by the coding sequence GTGAGCACGGTCGCCGCCAAATACCACTTCGCCTCGGACAATACCTCCGGCATCTGCCCGGAGGCCTGGCAGGCCATGGCGGAGGCCAATGCAGGCTACCAGCCCAGCTACGGGGCCGATGCCATCACGGCGGCAGCCTGCGAAAGCTTCCGCCAGTTTTTCGAAACGGACTGCGAGGTCTTCTTTGTCTTCAACGGCACCTCAGCCAATTCCCTCTCCCTGGCCAGCCTGTGCCAGAGTTACCACAGCGTGATCTGCACCGATGTGGCCCACGTGGAGACCGATGAATGCGGCGCACCCGAGTTCTTTTCCAACGGCTCCAAGCTGTTGTTGGCGAAAAGTTCGTTAGGCAAGCTGGACCCTACCGACGTCGAACGCCTCATCACCCATCGCACAGACCTGCACTACCCGCGTCCCCGGGCCCTGAGCCTCAGCCAAAGCACCGAGCTGGGCAGCACCTACCGCCCCGGTGAAATCGCCGGCCTCTGCCAGGTGGCCAAACAGCATGGCCTGCATGTGCACATGGACGGTGCGCGTTTTTTCAATGCCCTCGCCGCCCTGGGCTGCAAGCCTGCCGACATCACCTGGAAGGCCGGTGTGGATGTGCTCTGCTGTGGCGGCACCAAACTGGGCATGGCCGTCACGGAAGCCGTGGTCTTCTTTAACCGCGACCTCGCCCGCGACTTCGAATACCGCTGCAAGCAGGCCGGGCAGCTCTGTTCCAAAATGCGCTTCATCTCCGCTCAGTGGCTGCGCATCCTCAGCGATGACACTTGGCGCAAGCACGCCAACAGCGCCAATCATCTGGCCCGCCAATTGGCCGATGGCCTGGGCCACCTGCCCGGGGTGCAGATCCTCTACCCCGTGGATGCCAATGCCGTCTTCGCCCGCCTTCCCGAATCCATCAAAACCGGGCTGAAGGAACGCGGCTGGATCTTTTACAGCTTCATCGGCGGCGGCTCCCGCCTCATGTGCTCCTGGGCCACCACCGAGGCGGATGTGCAGACCTTCCTGGCGGATGCCAAAGCCTGCTTGTAA